TGGCTCACCATTTTGCTTTAAACCTTTGTAGGCTTGTCCCTACTAgtccattttccatcagaGCCCCTTGAAAAAGTTTTGGTATTTATGGAACCATTTCTATTGACGATCAAGGATATGGACTTTGGGTTCCCGTTATCTACTACTAGCCTTACAAAGTCACATACTTCGCCATCTTCAGCCTTCCAAATGGTCCAGTCGCCTTCCTGGACCACCAGCGCAGATTCCTACCAGGAATACAAGATAGAGGGCGCCAAAGATCCTCATTGTGCGATAAATATGCTCAAAAGAGCAGGAAAagttcttcttcctggcACCGACTCATGGGGTGTAAGGAATGATTCTTCCTGAGAATAAACTCCGTCTTCAGCTCCTCAGGATGTGCGTCTAGACATAAAATCAGTTGTTTTATTGGTGccaaaaatggaggattTCGACCGCTCTCTGGCCCGTTATCAGCAGTGATAATCCCTGAGCCAAAGGAAGATTAATGGtttcattctcattctaTTATAGACTAAATTCTCCGACTATTTCATCGTTATTATGGACTCTATGGTCATATGCATAAACCGGTTTGTGGAAGGATGGATCTTGCGCTGTATAGAAAGAGATGTGCCGCTCAAGAGGCTCCAGTGCTTGGAGGACGCACGAGCTCTCCATCACGTTTCATGCTCCAAATTCTTCACCCAAACTACTCCAAAGAACATGGCAGTTCTACAAGACTAAAAAGGCTGAGTTTGTGGGCCGTAATTCCAGACATGGTGTCTCGAAAggtctacacattcttttcatccaGTCATCCTTGGAGCGCATTCTTGACCAATTATACGGAGCTTGATCTCTCTACTGGTCTATACAATCTACAGTGGTCCACTGTGCATATAAATCCATTGACTTTTCTGGGAACATGAAGGTAAGATCCGGAGTCTCTCTCGAACGAGTGATGGTGGATTGGCATTATGGCCTTTTACCATTCCTAAATCCTTATTAAAATTCAAATACTTCTATTCGGCCAACAAGAGACCAGTCTAGAAGGGTCTCTAATGGGAGAGAGTATGGAACTTATACTGCATTCGTGGTTGAAATGAGAGTATAAAAGACCAAATGCCCATCCCTTCCTTCGTTATGCTGGTACGCATTATTTGGTCATTGCAACTTTTCCATCCATATCTTCTCACAGTATTTAACTACTCATAAATGTGCATGGTATGGAAGCATTTGCTCTGGTAGAGTAACTTGCCATTCACCAATAGTCTCGTTCCTACTGTGGATCCTCCGACCGGTTCCATACTAGGCATTCCATGTCCACCACTTGTCAACTTTCTACAATCCACCTTTAAACTCATTTTAATGTGAAAAGGTGATGTAGACGGTCCAGATACTCAAAAGCGCATGATGGCTGCTATACCTGTAAATTAATATTATGGGACATGGAGGCCGAAACAGCCCCTCCATGCAATGCATTAGTTAATCATGAACATTTATAATCAAACTACCTTTAAAttattccaaaattatgcataaactgcattaaaacGTCTCTAGTGTGTAGACTGTTGTGACAAACTATTCTCCAAGTTTACACTAAAATTTTGTCATTTACTTGTACAGATTCATTCTTTTCTAAAGCATCATTAAATCCTAGTTCTTCTAGCTTTGAATCAAAAGCTATTACGTTTATAGCTTTCCATTCCTCAtccaccttttcaaagtattcGGTATCGATTAACCCGTCTTGGTCCCGCTTTACCAGGTTAAATAGGCACAATTCACCGTTTTTAAAGTGAGATATTGTGGCTATGCATCTTTCTCCATCTCCTCCCCTCCAGACTAGCCTTCCTCCACGGACAACCTCGGTGGCAAGGTGGCCAGGTTGAGGAACATGGAAACGAGTCTGTACCCCGAATAGCACAGTTTCAAAGGTTTTACAGCCGCAtgtatcatcattttcgGTTAAATCTATGGAGGACGCGGATCTTGACGACGTAGCGAGTCTTAAATCTGTAAATGCTTTGCGgtacttttcatcatcGTCAGAGGGCAGTACTGTCCAGGCTCCACCGTCATTGAGTAGACTAACCATGTTCTTACCAGGATCGTCCTTTATTATGTCCACAAGGACCGTCTCTTGGCCCCTAAAAAAGAGAGTTATCAGTGCACACCCTCTGCCATCCTTGGAGGTCCATATGGACTGCCCAGCACATGCTAGCGCTGTCACCTTTATCGCGTCGCTAGGAACGATAATATTCGCTGGAACGTCGTCAAAGTGAAACTGGAAGGAAGAGCAACGAGAATCTCCTTGCCCTGAAAT
Above is a genomic segment from Theileria equi strain WA chromosome 4 map unlocalized gcontig_1105316255041, whole genome shotgun sequence containing:
- a CDS encoding signal peptide containing protein (encoded by transcript BEWA_045720A) — protein: MSALTFPFIGFLFVVIWVAECVNLTGESFDISGQGDSRCSSFQFHFDDVPANIIVPSDAIKVTALACAGQSIWTSKDGRGCALITLFFRGQETVLVDIIKDDPGKNMVSLLNDGGAWTVLPSDDDEKYRKAFTDLRLATSSRSASSIDLTENDDTCGCKTFETVLFGVQTRFHVPQPGHLATEVVRGGRLVWRGGDGERCIATISHFKNGELCLFNLVKRDQDGLIDTEYFEKVDEEWKAINVIAFDSKLEELGFNDALEKNESVQVNDKILV